One Etheostoma spectabile isolate EspeVRDwgs_2016 chromosome 12, UIUC_Espe_1.0, whole genome shotgun sequence genomic window carries:
- the col6a2 gene encoding collagen alpha-2(VI) chain isoform X1: MLGLEVIVVCLLFGALTHGQSTECIALNERNDCAVDVYFTIDTSETIALQESPPGALVESIKTFAEQFAERLEDAELKGVVRLNWNIGGLHFSQDQREFSTIGPKSNFITGVKGIRYLGKGTHIDCALTNMTEKMLRYPSTTSPGLVRFAVVITDGHVTGNPCGGIKMAAERAREKEIHMFVVAASKNIEETGLREIANSPASVYRREFMAVDLSQGRATIHTDTIERIINTMKHLAFVQCYNVTCLETPGPDGPTGPRGQKGAKGDNGDPGPKGLKGRPGDPGIEGPIGQPGSKGQPGVLGDKGELGTQGKKGVAGVGGRNGTDGQKGKLGRIGAPGCKGDPGDRGPDGHPGDVGERGFAGTNGEKGDAGRPGRPGPSGLTGEAGPKGERGSPGSPGVPGLKGNPGIPGNPGLRGEPGRRGDYGPKGAQGSDGAKGDKGEMGPEGLRGLPGEVGSKGTKGDNGLPGPRGPPGTAGEAGKNGTRGDPGDAGPRGDPGQTGPKGDPGRPGFSYPGPRGSSGERGEKGNRGPRGGRGDCGPKGEPGNKGPLGEGGEPGSQGEPGLRGPRGELGRDGDPGPEGDPGLTECDVMNYIRETCGCCDCEKQCGALDIVFVIDSSESVGLTNFTLEKNFVINTINRLGSFAKDPNSETGTRVGVVQYSHSGTFQAIQLNDPKIDSLTAFKDAVKRLEWIAGGTWTPSALKYAYDNLIRDSRRAKANVTVVVITDGRFDPRDDDTLLKYLCSDGYNVDVSAIGIGDMFDQIEENESLKSIACQKDGRVLGMKRFADLVAEEFINKIETVLCPEPVIKCPDLPCKSEPAVASCVQRPVDVVFLLDGSERMGLEAHRKAKEFIENVARQLTLANGRSDERNARLALLQYGSPTEQRVEFALTHNLTVISDSLARMTYMDSSSALGRAIIHAVNNLVVPQQGDRLARRNAELAFVFITDGITASEQLDEGVTAMRRAEGVPTVIAMGADTDEEVLSKVSLGDMSAVFRGADYSMLNKPSFFERFIRWIC, from the exons ATGCTTGGGTTAGAGGTCATCGTGGTCTGTCTTCTTTTTGGAGCCCTGACTCACGGCCAGTCAACAGAGTGCATTGCACTCAACG AGAGGAATGATTGTGCAGTAGATGTGTACTTCACAATAGACACATCTGAGACCATCGCCCTGCAGGAGTCACCCCCTGGAGCGCTGGTGGAGAGCATCAAG ACATTCGCTGAGCAGTTTGCAGAGCGTTTGGAAGATGCTGAACTTAAAGGTGTCGTGCGGCTCAACTGGAACATCGGTGGACTGCACTTCTCTCAGGACCAGAGAGAGTTCAGTACCATCGGACCCAAGAGCAATTTCATCACT GGCGTCAAGGGAATCCGATACCTGGGTAAGGGTACTCACATCGATTGTGCCCTCACCAACATGACCGAGAAAATGCTGCGCTACCCCTCTACCACCAGCCCTGGTTTGGTCCGATTCGCTGTGGTCATCACCGACGGCCACGTAACTGGGAACCCATGCGGGGGCATCAAAATGGCAGCAGAGAGGGCTCGCGAAAAGGAGATCCATATGTTTGTCGTGGCAGCATCGAAGAACATCGAGGAGACGGGGCTGAGGGAGATCGCCAACTCTCCTGCGAGCGTCTACAGGAGGGAGTTCATGGCTGTGGATCTGAGCCAGGGCAGAGCCACCATACATACAGACACCATTGAGCGCATCATCAACACCATg AAACATTTGGCGTTTGTACAG TGCTACAATGTGACCTGTCTGGAGACACCAGGGCCTGATGGTCCAACAGGTCCCAGAGGACAAAAA GGAGCTAAAGGAGACAACGGCGACCCAGGTCCAAAAGGATTAAAAGGTCGCCCAGGAGACCCCGGTATTGAGGGTCCCATTGGTCAGCCCGGTAGCAAA GGACAACCAGGTGTACTAGGCGATAAG GGAGAACTTGGTACTCAGGGGAAAAAG GGTGTGGCTGGCGTTGGAGGGCGCAATGGTACAGATGGACAAAAG GGTAAACTTGGACGGATTGGCGCTCCCGGCTGCAAAGGAGACCCAGGCGACAGA GGTCCTGATGGTCACCCCGGAGACGTCGGTGAACGTGGTTTTGCTGGTACTAATGGAGAAAAG GGTGATGCCGGACGCCCTGGAAGACCTGGTCCATCTGGCCTGACTGGAGAGGCTGGACCAAAG ggagagaggggaagtCCTGGATCACCTGGCGTCCCTGGACTGAAAGGAAATCCA GGAATCCCTGGAAATCCAGGACTCAGAGGAGAACCG GGGAGAAGAGGAGACTATGGACCAAAGGGTGCTCAAGGGTCAGATGGAGCTAAGGGAGACAAG GGTGAAATGGGGCCAGAGGGCTTGAGAGGACTTCCAGGTGAAGTTGGAAGTAAAGGAACAAAG GGAGACAATGGCCTGCCAGGCCCCAGGGGACCACCGGGGACAGCAGGAGAGGCTGGGAAAAAT GGCACCAGAGgtgaccctggtgatgctggaCCAAGAGGTGATCCTGGACAGACTGGACCAAAG GGAGACCCTGGAAGACCTGGCTTCAGCTATCCTGGGCCAAGAGGATCATCG ggtgagagaggagagaagggcaaTCGTGGACCTCGCGGCGGCAGAGGAGACTGTGGTCCAAAGGGTGAACCAGGAAATAAAGGACCTTTGGGAGAGGGC GGTGAGCCAGGATCTCAGGGGGAACCTGGCCTAAGAGGGCCAAGAGGAGAGCTTGGGCGTGAT GGAGATCCTGGCCCTGAGGGAGATCCTGGCCTTACT gaatGTGATGTCATGAACTACATCAGGGAAACATGTGGCTGCTGTG ATTGTGAGAAACAATGTGGAGCCCTGGACATTGTGTTTGTGATCGACAGCTCTGAGTCAGTGGGTCTGACTAACTTCACCCTGGAGAAGAACTTTGTCATCAACACCATCAACAGACTGGGATCCTTTGCTAAAGACCCTAATTCAGAAACAG GCACAAGAGTGGGAGTTGTTCAGTACAGTCACAGTGGAACTTTCCAGGCCATCCAGCTCAACGACCCCAAGATTGATTCACTGACTGCTTTCAAg GATGCAGTAAAGCGCTTGGAGTGGATTGCTGGAGGAACATGGACTCCATCAGCTCTGAAGTACGCCTATGATAACTTGATTAGGGACAGCCGCAGAGCCAAAGCCAATGTCACTGTTGTTGTCATCACAGACGGACGCTTTGACCCCAGAGATGACGACACGCTGCTCAAATACCTCTGCAG cgATGGATACAATGTTGACGTAAGTGCCATCGGGATCGGGGACATGTTCGACCAGATTGAGGAGAATGAGAGTCTGAAGAGTATCGCCTGCCAGAAAGATGGCAGGGTGCTGGGCATGAAGCGCTTTGCAGACCTGGTGGCTGAGGAGTTCATCAACAAGATTGAAACCGTGCTCTGTCCAG agCCTGTCATCAAATGCCCTGATCTCCCCTGTAAATCAG AACCTGCCGTGGCTAGCTGTGTTCAGCGGCCAGTGGATGTGGTGTTCCTATTGGATGGATCTGAAAGGATGGGACTGGAGGCCCACCGCAAGGCCAAAGAGTTTATTGAGAACGTAGCTCGCCAGCTCACCCTTGCCAACGGCCGTTCAGATGAGAGGAATGCCCGCTTGGCTTTGCTGCAGTACGGCAGCCCTACAGAACAAAGGGTGGAGTTTGCGCTCACGCACAATCTTACAGTGATCTCTGATTCGCTGGCAAGGATGACCTACATGGACTCCTCTTCTGCTCTGGGCCGCGCCATCATCCATGCTGTCAACAATCTGGTGGTTCCACAG
- the col6a2 gene encoding collagen alpha-2(VI) chain isoform X3 — MLGLEVIVVCLLFGALTHGQSTECIALNERNDCAVDVYFTIDTSETIALQESPPGALVESIKTFAEQFAERLEDAELKGVVRLNWNIGGLHFSQDQREFSTIGPKSNFITGVKGIRYLGKGTHIDCALTNMTEKMLRYPSTTSPGLVRFAVVITDGHVTGNPCGGIKMAAERAREKEIHMFVVAASKNIEETGLREIANSPASVYRREFMAVDLSQGRATIHTDTIERIINTMKHLAFVQCYNVTCLETPGPDGPTGPRGQKGAKGDNGDPGPKGLKGRPGDPGIEGPIGQPGSKGQPGVLGDKGELGTQGKKGVAGVGGRNGTDGQKGKLGRIGAPGCKGDPGDRGPDGHPGDVGERGFAGTNGEKGDAGRPGRPGPSGLTGEAGPKGDPGRPGFSYPGPRGSSGERGEKGNRGPRGGRGDCGPKGEPGNKGPLGEGGEPGSQGEPGLRGPRGELGRDGDPGPEGDPGLTECDVMNYIRETCGCCDCEKQCGALDIVFVIDSSESVGLTNFTLEKNFVINTINRLGSFAKDPNSETGTRVGVVQYSHSGTFQAIQLNDPKIDSLTAFKDAVKRLEWIAGGTWTPSALKYAYDNLIRDSRRAKANVTVVVITDGRFDPRDDDTLLKYLCSDGYNVDVSAIGIGDMFDQIEENESLKSIACQKDGRVLGMKRFADLVAEEFINKIETVLCPEPVIKCPDLPCKSEPAVASCVQRPVDVVFLLDGSERMGLEAHRKAKEFIENVARQLTLANGRSDERNARLALLQYGSPTEQRVEFALTHNLTVISDSLARMTYMDSSSALGRAIIHAVNNLVVPQQGDRLARRNAELAFVFITDGITASEQLDEGVTAMRRAEGVPTVIAMGADTDEEVLSKVSLGDMSAVFRGADYSMLNKPSFFERFIRWIC; from the exons ATGCTTGGGTTAGAGGTCATCGTGGTCTGTCTTCTTTTTGGAGCCCTGACTCACGGCCAGTCAACAGAGTGCATTGCACTCAACG AGAGGAATGATTGTGCAGTAGATGTGTACTTCACAATAGACACATCTGAGACCATCGCCCTGCAGGAGTCACCCCCTGGAGCGCTGGTGGAGAGCATCAAG ACATTCGCTGAGCAGTTTGCAGAGCGTTTGGAAGATGCTGAACTTAAAGGTGTCGTGCGGCTCAACTGGAACATCGGTGGACTGCACTTCTCTCAGGACCAGAGAGAGTTCAGTACCATCGGACCCAAGAGCAATTTCATCACT GGCGTCAAGGGAATCCGATACCTGGGTAAGGGTACTCACATCGATTGTGCCCTCACCAACATGACCGAGAAAATGCTGCGCTACCCCTCTACCACCAGCCCTGGTTTGGTCCGATTCGCTGTGGTCATCACCGACGGCCACGTAACTGGGAACCCATGCGGGGGCATCAAAATGGCAGCAGAGAGGGCTCGCGAAAAGGAGATCCATATGTTTGTCGTGGCAGCATCGAAGAACATCGAGGAGACGGGGCTGAGGGAGATCGCCAACTCTCCTGCGAGCGTCTACAGGAGGGAGTTCATGGCTGTGGATCTGAGCCAGGGCAGAGCCACCATACATACAGACACCATTGAGCGCATCATCAACACCATg AAACATTTGGCGTTTGTACAG TGCTACAATGTGACCTGTCTGGAGACACCAGGGCCTGATGGTCCAACAGGTCCCAGAGGACAAAAA GGAGCTAAAGGAGACAACGGCGACCCAGGTCCAAAAGGATTAAAAGGTCGCCCAGGAGACCCCGGTATTGAGGGTCCCATTGGTCAGCCCGGTAGCAAA GGACAACCAGGTGTACTAGGCGATAAG GGAGAACTTGGTACTCAGGGGAAAAAG GGTGTGGCTGGCGTTGGAGGGCGCAATGGTACAGATGGACAAAAG GGTAAACTTGGACGGATTGGCGCTCCCGGCTGCAAAGGAGACCCAGGCGACAGA GGTCCTGATGGTCACCCCGGAGACGTCGGTGAACGTGGTTTTGCTGGTACTAATGGAGAAAAG GGTGATGCCGGACGCCCTGGAAGACCTGGTCCATCTGGCCTGACTGGAGAGGCTGGACCAAAG GGAGACCCTGGAAGACCTGGCTTCAGCTATCCTGGGCCAAGAGGATCATCG ggtgagagaggagagaagggcaaTCGTGGACCTCGCGGCGGCAGAGGAGACTGTGGTCCAAAGGGTGAACCAGGAAATAAAGGACCTTTGGGAGAGGGC GGTGAGCCAGGATCTCAGGGGGAACCTGGCCTAAGAGGGCCAAGAGGAGAGCTTGGGCGTGAT GGAGATCCTGGCCCTGAGGGAGATCCTGGCCTTACT gaatGTGATGTCATGAACTACATCAGGGAAACATGTGGCTGCTGTG ATTGTGAGAAACAATGTGGAGCCCTGGACATTGTGTTTGTGATCGACAGCTCTGAGTCAGTGGGTCTGACTAACTTCACCCTGGAGAAGAACTTTGTCATCAACACCATCAACAGACTGGGATCCTTTGCTAAAGACCCTAATTCAGAAACAG GCACAAGAGTGGGAGTTGTTCAGTACAGTCACAGTGGAACTTTCCAGGCCATCCAGCTCAACGACCCCAAGATTGATTCACTGACTGCTTTCAAg GATGCAGTAAAGCGCTTGGAGTGGATTGCTGGAGGAACATGGACTCCATCAGCTCTGAAGTACGCCTATGATAACTTGATTAGGGACAGCCGCAGAGCCAAAGCCAATGTCACTGTTGTTGTCATCACAGACGGACGCTTTGACCCCAGAGATGACGACACGCTGCTCAAATACCTCTGCAG cgATGGATACAATGTTGACGTAAGTGCCATCGGGATCGGGGACATGTTCGACCAGATTGAGGAGAATGAGAGTCTGAAGAGTATCGCCTGCCAGAAAGATGGCAGGGTGCTGGGCATGAAGCGCTTTGCAGACCTGGTGGCTGAGGAGTTCATCAACAAGATTGAAACCGTGCTCTGTCCAG agCCTGTCATCAAATGCCCTGATCTCCCCTGTAAATCAG AACCTGCCGTGGCTAGCTGTGTTCAGCGGCCAGTGGATGTGGTGTTCCTATTGGATGGATCTGAAAGGATGGGACTGGAGGCCCACCGCAAGGCCAAAGAGTTTATTGAGAACGTAGCTCGCCAGCTCACCCTTGCCAACGGCCGTTCAGATGAGAGGAATGCCCGCTTGGCTTTGCTGCAGTACGGCAGCCCTACAGAACAAAGGGTGGAGTTTGCGCTCACGCACAATCTTACAGTGATCTCTGATTCGCTGGCAAGGATGACCTACATGGACTCCTCTTCTGCTCTGGGCCGCGCCATCATCCATGCTGTCAACAATCTGGTGGTTCCACAG
- the col6a2 gene encoding collagen alpha-2(VI) chain isoform X2: protein MLGLEVIVVCLLFGALTHGQSTECIALNERNDCAVDVYFTIDTSETIALQESPPGALVESIKTFAEQFAERLEDAELKGVVRLNWNIGGLHFSQDQREFSTIGPKSNFITGVKGIRYLGKGTHIDCALTNMTEKMLRYPSTTSPGLVRFAVVITDGHVTGNPCGGIKMAAERAREKEIHMFVVAASKNIEETGLREIANSPASVYRREFMAVDLSQGRATIHTDTIERIINTMKHLAFVQCYNVTCLETPGPDGPTGPRGQKGAKGDNGDPGPKGLKGRPGDPGIEGPIGQPGSKGQPGVLGDKGELGTQGKKGVAGVGGRNGTDGQKGKLGRIGAPGCKGDPGDRGPDGHPGDVGERGFAGTNGEKGDAGRPGRPGPSGLTGEAGPKGERGSPGSPGVPGLKGNPGIPGNPGLRGEPGRRGDYGPKGAQGSDGAKGDKGEMGPEGLRGLPGEVGSKGTKGDNGLPGPRGPPGTAGEAGKNGTRGDPGDAGPRGDPGQTGPKGDPGRPGFSYPGPRGSSGERGEKGNRGPRGGRGDCGPKGEPGNKGPLGEGGEPGSQGEPGLRGPRGELGRDGDPGPEGDPGLTECDVMNYIRETCGCCDCEKQCGALDIVFVIDSSESVGLTNFTLEKNFVINTINRLGSFAKDPNSETGTRVGVVQYSHSGTFQAIQLNDPKIDSLTAFKDAVKRLEWIAGGTWTPSALKYAYDNLIRDSRRAKANVTVVVITDGRFDPRDDDTLLKYLCSDGYNVDVSAIGIGDMFDQIEENESLKSIACQKDGRVLGMKRFADLVAEEFINKIETVLCPEPVIKCPDLPCKSGGGVTAGQAPSPWKPLAEESSPSLVPTSLEGVTSLLNNLSEQQYGVGIATMAYTAQRAKLAHGADRQQWTQLFINSFKYVYGDIMGDPEKALGLC from the exons ATGCTTGGGTTAGAGGTCATCGTGGTCTGTCTTCTTTTTGGAGCCCTGACTCACGGCCAGTCAACAGAGTGCATTGCACTCAACG AGAGGAATGATTGTGCAGTAGATGTGTACTTCACAATAGACACATCTGAGACCATCGCCCTGCAGGAGTCACCCCCTGGAGCGCTGGTGGAGAGCATCAAG ACATTCGCTGAGCAGTTTGCAGAGCGTTTGGAAGATGCTGAACTTAAAGGTGTCGTGCGGCTCAACTGGAACATCGGTGGACTGCACTTCTCTCAGGACCAGAGAGAGTTCAGTACCATCGGACCCAAGAGCAATTTCATCACT GGCGTCAAGGGAATCCGATACCTGGGTAAGGGTACTCACATCGATTGTGCCCTCACCAACATGACCGAGAAAATGCTGCGCTACCCCTCTACCACCAGCCCTGGTTTGGTCCGATTCGCTGTGGTCATCACCGACGGCCACGTAACTGGGAACCCATGCGGGGGCATCAAAATGGCAGCAGAGAGGGCTCGCGAAAAGGAGATCCATATGTTTGTCGTGGCAGCATCGAAGAACATCGAGGAGACGGGGCTGAGGGAGATCGCCAACTCTCCTGCGAGCGTCTACAGGAGGGAGTTCATGGCTGTGGATCTGAGCCAGGGCAGAGCCACCATACATACAGACACCATTGAGCGCATCATCAACACCATg AAACATTTGGCGTTTGTACAG TGCTACAATGTGACCTGTCTGGAGACACCAGGGCCTGATGGTCCAACAGGTCCCAGAGGACAAAAA GGAGCTAAAGGAGACAACGGCGACCCAGGTCCAAAAGGATTAAAAGGTCGCCCAGGAGACCCCGGTATTGAGGGTCCCATTGGTCAGCCCGGTAGCAAA GGACAACCAGGTGTACTAGGCGATAAG GGAGAACTTGGTACTCAGGGGAAAAAG GGTGTGGCTGGCGTTGGAGGGCGCAATGGTACAGATGGACAAAAG GGTAAACTTGGACGGATTGGCGCTCCCGGCTGCAAAGGAGACCCAGGCGACAGA GGTCCTGATGGTCACCCCGGAGACGTCGGTGAACGTGGTTTTGCTGGTACTAATGGAGAAAAG GGTGATGCCGGACGCCCTGGAAGACCTGGTCCATCTGGCCTGACTGGAGAGGCTGGACCAAAG ggagagaggggaagtCCTGGATCACCTGGCGTCCCTGGACTGAAAGGAAATCCA GGAATCCCTGGAAATCCAGGACTCAGAGGAGAACCG GGGAGAAGAGGAGACTATGGACCAAAGGGTGCTCAAGGGTCAGATGGAGCTAAGGGAGACAAG GGTGAAATGGGGCCAGAGGGCTTGAGAGGACTTCCAGGTGAAGTTGGAAGTAAAGGAACAAAG GGAGACAATGGCCTGCCAGGCCCCAGGGGACCACCGGGGACAGCAGGAGAGGCTGGGAAAAAT GGCACCAGAGgtgaccctggtgatgctggaCCAAGAGGTGATCCTGGACAGACTGGACCAAAG GGAGACCCTGGAAGACCTGGCTTCAGCTATCCTGGGCCAAGAGGATCATCG ggtgagagaggagagaagggcaaTCGTGGACCTCGCGGCGGCAGAGGAGACTGTGGTCCAAAGGGTGAACCAGGAAATAAAGGACCTTTGGGAGAGGGC GGTGAGCCAGGATCTCAGGGGGAACCTGGCCTAAGAGGGCCAAGAGGAGAGCTTGGGCGTGAT GGAGATCCTGGCCCTGAGGGAGATCCTGGCCTTACT gaatGTGATGTCATGAACTACATCAGGGAAACATGTGGCTGCTGTG ATTGTGAGAAACAATGTGGAGCCCTGGACATTGTGTTTGTGATCGACAGCTCTGAGTCAGTGGGTCTGACTAACTTCACCCTGGAGAAGAACTTTGTCATCAACACCATCAACAGACTGGGATCCTTTGCTAAAGACCCTAATTCAGAAACAG GCACAAGAGTGGGAGTTGTTCAGTACAGTCACAGTGGAACTTTCCAGGCCATCCAGCTCAACGACCCCAAGATTGATTCACTGACTGCTTTCAAg GATGCAGTAAAGCGCTTGGAGTGGATTGCTGGAGGAACATGGACTCCATCAGCTCTGAAGTACGCCTATGATAACTTGATTAGGGACAGCCGCAGAGCCAAAGCCAATGTCACTGTTGTTGTCATCACAGACGGACGCTTTGACCCCAGAGATGACGACACGCTGCTCAAATACCTCTGCAG cgATGGATACAATGTTGACGTAAGTGCCATCGGGATCGGGGACATGTTCGACCAGATTGAGGAGAATGAGAGTCTGAAGAGTATCGCCTGCCAGAAAGATGGCAGGGTGCTGGGCATGAAGCGCTTTGCAGACCTGGTGGCTGAGGAGTTCATCAACAAGATTGAAACCGTGCTCTGTCCAG agCCTGTCATCAAATGCCCTGATCTCCCCTGTAAATCAG GAGGGGGCGTCACAGCGGGGCAAGCCCCTTCCCCCTGGAAGCCACTGGCCGAGGAAAGCAGCCCCTCATTGGTCCCCACCTCTTTGGAGGGTGTGACCAGCCTGCTAAACAACCTGAGCGAGCAGCAGTATGGGGTTGGCATTGCAACTATGGCGTACACAGCCCAGAGAGCCAAACTTGCCCATGGAGCGGACAGGCAGCAGTGGACCCAGCTGTTCATCAACTCCTTCAAATATGTCTATGGAGACATTATGGGAGACCCAGAGAAAGCCTTAGGACTCTGCTAA